A section of the Streptomyces sp. CG1 genome encodes:
- the bcp gene encoding thioredoxin-dependent thiol peroxidase — protein sequence MSERLQPGDVAPAFTLPDADGNEVSLSAHKGRKVIVYFYPAALTPGCTKQACDFTDNLDLLAGAGYDVIGISPDQPEKLAKFREKESLKVTLLADPEKKVTEAYGAFGEKKNYGKTYLGVIRSTIVVDEEGKIERALYNVRATGHVAKIIKDLGI from the coding sequence ATGAGCGAGCGACTCCAGCCGGGGGACGTGGCCCCCGCCTTCACCCTCCCGGATGCCGACGGCAACGAGGTGTCCCTGTCCGCCCACAAGGGCCGCAAGGTCATCGTCTACTTCTACCCGGCCGCCCTGACCCCCGGCTGCACCAAACAGGCCTGCGACTTCACCGACAACCTGGACCTGCTGGCCGGCGCCGGCTACGACGTCATCGGCATCAGCCCGGACCAGCCGGAGAAGCTGGCGAAGTTCCGCGAGAAGGAATCCCTGAAGGTCACCCTCCTCGCCGACCCGGAGAAGAAGGTCACCGAGGCCTACGGCGCCTTCGGCGAGAAGAAGAACTACGGCAAGACGTATCTGGGCGTCATCCGCTCCACGATCGTCGTGGACGAGGAGGGCAAGATCGAACGGGCCCTCTACAACGTCCGAGCCACCGGCCACGTGGCCAAGATCATCAAGGATCTGGGCATCTGA
- a CDS encoding DUF3618 domain-containing protein, whose amino-acid sequence MADTSDTRTPAQIEADIKRRREVLAETLDEIGVRVHPQTIIGDAKAKVVGHIDHTVGRAYVQVNRVVSEVRAQFVDGEGALRMERVVPVALVAVGVVGLLAVGSRRRKG is encoded by the coding sequence GTGGCGGACACGTCGGACACCAGAACCCCGGCGCAGATCGAGGCGGACATCAAGCGCCGCCGCGAAGTGCTGGCCGAGACGCTCGACGAGATCGGGGTGCGGGTGCATCCGCAGACGATCATCGGGGATGCGAAAGCCAAGGTCGTCGGCCATATCGACCACACCGTCGGCCGGGCTTATGTGCAGGTCAACCGGGTGGTGAGTGAGGTCAGGGCGCAGTTCGTGGACGGGGAGGGCGCCCTGCGGATGGAGCGGGTCGTGCCGGTCGCGCTGGTCGCCGTCGGTGTCGTCGGGCTGCTCGCCGTGGGCTCCCGGCGGCGCAAGGGCTGA
- a CDS encoding co-chaperone GroES has protein sequence MSPNRDEHRTPHHDKLPIRMLHDRVLVKQDAGEGERRSGGGILIPATAAVGRRLAWAEVVAVGQNVRTVEPGDRVLYDPEDRAEVEVRGVAYVLMRERDLHAVAADRFEGSEDSTGLYL, from the coding sequence GTGAGCCCCAACAGAGACGAGCACCGCACCCCCCATCACGACAAGCTCCCCATCCGGATGCTGCACGACCGCGTTCTGGTCAAGCAGGACGCCGGCGAGGGCGAGCGGCGGTCGGGGGGCGGCATTCTGATTCCCGCCACCGCCGCGGTCGGACGCCGGCTGGCCTGGGCGGAGGTCGTCGCGGTCGGCCAGAACGTACGGACCGTGGAGCCCGGCGACCGCGTTCTGTACGACCCGGAGGACCGGGCCGAGGTCGAGGTGCGGGGTGTGGCGTACGTGCTCATGCGCGAGCGGGACCTGCATGCCGTGGCGGCGGACCGCTTCGAGGGGTCGGAGGACTCCACGGGGCTGTACCTGTAA
- a CDS encoding multidrug efflux SMR transporter, with translation MAWVLLIVAGLLEVGWSIGMKYTEGFTRPLPSLFTGAGIVASMLLLSYAAKSLPIGTAYGVWVGIGAAGAAVLGMVVLGEPVTAARIFFVCLLLVAVVGLKATSGH, from the coding sequence GTGGCCTGGGTTCTGCTGATCGTCGCCGGTCTGCTGGAAGTCGGCTGGTCGATCGGGATGAAGTACACGGAGGGCTTCACCCGGCCGCTGCCCAGTCTGTTCACCGGCGCCGGGATCGTGGCCAGCATGCTTCTGCTGTCGTACGCCGCGAAGTCCCTGCCCATCGGTACCGCCTACGGCGTGTGGGTCGGTATCGGGGCGGCCGGTGCGGCGGTGCTCGGCATGGTGGTGCTGGGTGAGCCGGTCACCGCCGCCCGGATCTTCTTCGTCTGTCTGCTGCTGGTCGCCGTGGTGGGCCTGAAGGCGACCAGCGGGCACTGA